The following proteins come from a genomic window of Malus domestica chromosome 02, GDT2T_hap1:
- the LOC103447242 gene encoding small ribosomal subunit protein bS6m-like, with protein MPLYDCMLLLKPHVRKESLMDLVARVSKHVCRRNGVITDMKSFGTVQLGYGIKKLDGRYYQGQLMQMTMMTTPNINKELHYLNKEDRLLRWLLVKHRETKYGQEFLSEEDSKSEFNKLQRSSIYNMDESETEDDDDDDEEYDVKYDVEG; from the exons ATGCCGCTGTACGATTGTATGCTGCTGCTGAAGCCCCATGTGAGGAAGGAGTCTCTGATGGACTTGGTTGCTCGAGTGAGCAAACACGTTTGCAGAAGAAATGGAGTTATTACTGACATGAAGTCGTTCGGCACTGTTCAGCTCGGTTATGGTATTAAGAAGCTTGATGGAAGGTATTATCAG GGCCAACTAATGCAAATGACAATGATGACTACACCCAACATCAACAAGGAGCTGCACTACTTGAACAAGGAAGATCGGTTGCTGCGCTGGCTGTTGGTTAAACACCGAGAAACAAAGTACGGACAGGAATTTCTAAGTGAAGAGGATTCAAAAAGTGAATTCAATAAGCTTCAGCGGAGCAGCATATATAATATGGATGAGTCCGAGACTGAGGATGATGACGACGATGACGAGGAATATGATGTGAAATATGACGTGGAAGGGTAG
- the LOC103447252 gene encoding leucine-rich repeat receptor-like protein kinase TDR: MHFSLRLSQKRKRISIISDTFFFQSGIQNCLFSQSSQPQVPMEIFHSSFYLILLLPLLLLFAAVSAADIYSDTLLSLKSELTDANGSLKNWILPSTENPPGKIHACSWSGVKCNTNNSAITGLDLSVKSLAGEISGDQFAVFADLVSLNLSHNSFSGHLPAGIFNLTNLTTLDISRNNFSGHFPTGVSALQNLIVLDAFSNSFSGSLPAEISDLQNLKILNLAGSYFRGPIPSEYGAFRRLEFIHLAGNMITGSIPPELGKLKTVTHMEIGYNFYHGSIPWQLGNMTELQYLDIAYANLSGAVPKSLGDLDNLESLFLFRNQLSGSIPPELSNIRALQSLDLSDNLISGWIPETFSELKNLRLLSLFYNEMSGEVPDGIAKLPSLETLLLWNNFFSGNLPRSLGRNSKLGWVDVSTNNFNGSVPPDICANGQLLKLMLFSNNFSGDLSTSLSNCSSLVRLRLEDNKFSGEIPLKFSTLTDITYVDLSGNNFSGGIPMDISKAQKLEYFNVSRNPELGGTVPAEMWELPNLNNFSASSCGLIGNVPSFKNCKSISVVELSKNSLEGTVPKSISSCRVLERIDLGSNNISGRIPEELASLPALLVLDLSHNSFNGPIPKTFGSSSSLVLLNVSYNDVSGSIPSEKVFRMMERSAFDGNPKLCGEPLRSCPGSVSIFGSRVAGKLLWIALLCIGVVMFVTLSVMGIFYYHKGSKGQWKMISFAGLPQFTKNDLLKSFSSTESMDALPPSSASVRKAVLPMGIAVSVKKIEWGAKRMRVMLEFVTQIGNARHKNLIRLLGVCYNNHLAYLLYDYLPNGNLAEMISVKSEWAAKYKIIIGIAKGLHFLHHECSPTITHGDLRSSNIVFDENMEPHLTEFGFKHLLELNKSSFTAATSTWDAGDNISDTKEELCRDVYSFGEIMLEILSNGRLTNFGASIQSKSREVVLREIYNENEAGSDISMQEEIKLAIEVAMLCTRSRPSDRPSMENALKLLSESKLQMKNNPTFETAG, from the exons ATGCATTTCTCACTCCGACTCTCACAGAAAAGGAAACGGATTTCCATAATATCTGAcacatttttcttccaatcggGCATCCAAAATTGTCTGTTCTCTCAGTCATCCCAACCGCAAGTTCCAATGGAGATTTTCCACTCCTCCTTCTACTTAATCCTTCTCCTCCCTCTTCTCCTCCTCTTCGCGGCGGTTTCCGCCGCGGATATCTACTCAGACACCCTTCTCAGCTTAAAATCCGAGCTCACAGATGCCAATGGCAGCTTGAAAAATTGGATACTCCCTTCTACAGAAAACCCACCTGGCAAAATCCACGCATGTTCTTGGTCCGGCGTCAAATGCAACACCAACAACTCCGCCATTACTGGCTTAGACCTCTCAGTAAAGAGTCTCGCCGGTGAAATTTCCGGCGATCAATTCGCCGTCTTCGCCGACCTTGTATCACTCAATCTCAGTCACAACTCGTTCTCCGGTCACCTCCCCGCCGGAATCTTCAACCTCACCAACCTCACAACATTAGACATCAGCAGAAACAACTTCTCCGGCCACTTCCCTACCGGCGTCTCCGCCCTCCAAAACCTCATTGTACTCGACGCATTCAGCAACAGCTTTTCTGGGTCGCTCCCCGCCGAAATATCAGACCTTCAGAACctcaaaatcctcaatttaGCAGGAAGCTACTTCCGGGGACCGATCCCGTCTGAATACGGGGCTTTCCGCCGGCTCGAGTTTATTCATCTCGCCGGGAATATGATCACCGGAAGCATTCCGCCGGAACTGGGGAAGCTCAAAACAGTGACCCACATGGAGATTGGCTACAATTTTTACCACGGAAGCATTCCGTGGCAATTGGGGAACATGACGGAGCTCCAGTATCTCGACATTGCCTATGCAAATCTCTCCGGCGCTGTCCCAAAATCCCTCGGCGATCTCGACAATCTCGAATCCCTCTTCCTTTTCAGAAACCAGCTTTCTGGGTCAATTCCGCCTGAGCTCAGCAACATCAGAGCTCTCCAAAGCTTGGATCTTTCCGACAATCTGATTTCTGGGTGGATCCCAGAAACCTTTTCGGAGCTGAAAAACCTTAGACTCCTCAGTCTTTTCTACAACGAGATGAGCGGCGAAGTTCCCGACGGAATTGCAAAGCTTCCGTCTTTGGAGACGCTGCTTTTGTGGAACAATTTCTTCTCCGGCAACCTTCCCCGGAGCTTGGGGAGGAACTCGAAGCTCGGATGGGTAGACGTCTCCACAAACAACTTCAACGGCAGCGTTCCGCCTGATATCTGTGCCAATGGTCAGCTCCTTAAGCTGATGCTGTTTTCGAACAATTTCTCCGGCGATCTCTCCACTTCTCTGTCAAACTGTTCGTCTCTGGTTCGTCTTCGACTCGAAGATAACAAGTTttcaggtgagattccattgaAATTCAGCACTCTGACTGACATCACATATGTTGATTTATCTGGGAACAATTTTAGTGGTGGGATTCCAATGGATATTTCAAAAGCTCAAAAGCTTGAGTACTTCAATGTCTCTAGAAATCCAGAATTAGGGGGCACAGTTCCTGCAGAAATGTGGGAATTGCCAAATCTTAACAATTTTTCGGCTTCCTCGTGTGGCTTGATTGGCAATGTTCCTTCGTTCAAAAACTGCAAATCAATATCTGTTGTTGAATTGAGCAAGAACAGCTTGGAAGGAACTGTCCCGAAAAGTATTTCTAGCTGCCGGGTTCTTGAGAGGATTGATTTAGGTAGCAATAATATATCCGGTCGTATACCCGAGGAGCTTGCAAGTCTTCCTGCTCTTCTTGTTCTTGACCTGTCACATAACAGCTTCAATGGACCAATACCTAAAACTTTTGGTTCTTCTTCGAGTTTAGTACTTCTAAATGTGTCTTACAATGATGTTTCCGGGAGTATTCCATCCGAAAAGGTATTTAGAATGATGGAACGAAGCGCGTTTGATGGGAATCCAAAGCTGTGTGGAGAGCCTCTCAGATCATGTCCTGGCTCAGTGTCTATATTTGGAAGCAGAGTCGCCGGGAAGCTTCTGTGGATCGCACTACTCTGCATCGGAGTAGTTATGTTCGTTACTCTATCAGTTATGGGGATATTTTACTACCATAAAGGCAGCAAAGGCCAGTGGAAGATGATCTCGTTTGCTGGACTTCCTCAATTCACAAAAAATGATTTATTGAAGAGCTTCAGTTCGACAGAATCCATGGATGCATTGCCACCTTCGTCAGCTTCAGTGCGGAAAGCAGTTCTGCCAATGGGAATCGCAGTTTCGGTAAAGAAGATTGAATGGGGAGCAAAGAGAATGAGAGTTATGCTGGAATTTGTAACACAAATAGGAAATGCAAGGCATAAGAATTTAATTCGATTGCTTGGAGTTTGCTACAACAACCATCTGGCTTATCTCTTATACGATTACTTGCCCAATGGAAACTTGGCTGAAATGATAAGTGTGAAAAGCGAATGGGCAGCCAAGTACAAAATTATCATCGGCATTGCAAAGGGATTACACTTCCTTCACCACGAATGTTCTCCTACAATAACACATGGAGATCTGAGATCAAGTAATATAGTGTTTGACGAAAATATGGAACCTCATTTGACAGAATTTGGGTTCAAGCACCTGCTCGAGTTGAACAAAAGTTCGTTTACGGCAGCAACTTCCACCTGGGATGCAG GTGATAACATCAGTGACACAAAAGAGGAGCTGTGCAGGGACGTATACAGCTTTGGGGAGATCATGCTGGAGATTCTAAGCAACGGCAGGTTGACAAATTTTGGCGCAAGCATACAGAGCAAGTCGAGGGAAGTTGTTCTGCGGGAAATCTACAACGAGAACGAAGCTGGTTCCGACATTTCAATGCAAGAGGAGATAAAACTGGCAATTGAGGTTGCTATGCTTTGCACCAGGAGTAGGCCATCCGATCGACCATCCATGGAAAATGCATTGAAGCTTTTATCCGAGTCGAAACTCCAGATGAAAAATAACCCAACTTTTGAAACTGCAGGGTGA
- the LOC103451788 gene encoding DNA replication licensing factor MCM5 — MSGWDEGAIYYSDQAQSLGGDGGDAGSNAAAATRHSVLQKFKEFIRSFETQKNVFSYRESLLHNAKYLLVDIEDLDSFDADLVAKLRSAPSDYLPLFENAAGQVLANLKTKVPGNEGKLEERVPEDVQILLTSKEDPASMRQLGAQCISKLIKVSGITIAASRVKAKATYVIVMCKNCKNVQRVPCRPGLGGAIVPRSCNHIPQPGEEPCPLDPWVVVPDKSKYVDQQTLKLQENPEDVPTGELPRNMLLSVDRHLVQTIVPGTRLTIMGIYSIYQASNSATSHKGAVAVRQPYIRVVGIEEATDANTRGPAAFTQDEIEEFKKFASEDAYKNICLKIAPSIFGHADVKKAVACLLFGGSRKHLPDGVKLRGDINVLLLGDPSTAKSQFLKFVEKTAPVAVYTSGKGSSAAGLTASVIRDSSSREFYLEGGAMVLADGGVVCIDEFDKMRSEDRVAIHEAMEQQTISIAKAGITTVLNSRTSVLAAANPPSGRYDDLKTAQDNIDLQTTILSRFDLIFIVKDIRMYSQDKTIASHIIKVHASAGAALGDGRVVSKEENWLKRYIQYCRTECHPRLSETASRELQSNYVKIRQDMRQLANETGEAAAVPITVRQLEAIVRLSEALAKMQLRHEATEEHVREAIRLFNAATMDAAKSGIQQQVNLTGEMANEVKQAETQIRRRVGIGNHISERKLIDELTRMGMNESTVRRALIIMHQRDEVEYKRERRVILRKA; from the exons aTGTCAGGGTGGGACGAAGGAGCGATCTACTACAGCGACCAAGCGCAGTCGCTTGGCGGCGACGGCGGAGACGCCGGAAGCAACGCCGCAGCCGCCACCCGCCACTCGGTTCTCCAGAAATTCAAGGAATTCATCCGTAGCTTCGAGACACAGAAAAATGTGTTTTCGTACAGGGAGAGCCTCCTCCACAACGCTAAGTACCTTCTCGTCGACATCGAAGACCTCGACTCCTTCGACGCCGACCTCGTCGCAAAGCTCCGCTCTGCCCCCTCCGATTACTTGCCTCTG TTTGAAAATGCCGCAGGTCAGGTTTTGGCGAATTTAAAGACGAAAGTGCCAGGAAATGAAGGGAAATTGGAGGAACGGGTGCCTGAGGATGTTCAGATCTTGCTGACCTCCAAAGAAGACCCGGCGTCGATGCGCCAGCTTGGG GCACAATGTATATCGAAACTCATCAAGGTTTCCGGGATCACTATAGCTGCTTCAAGGGTCAAGGCGAAGGCAACTTATGTGATTGTAATGTGTAAGAACTGTAAAAATGTGCAGAGGGTACCTTGCCGGCCAGGCCTTGGTGGCGCAATCGTCCCTCGCTCTTGCAACCATATTCCTCAG CCTGGAGAAGAACCTTGTCCGCTTGATCCATGGGTTGTGGTTCCTGATAAGAGCAAGTATGTTGATCAGCAAACCTTGAAATTGCAAGAGAATCCAGAG GATGTACCTACCGGAGAGCTTCCAAGAAATATGCTTCTATCCGTGGATCGTCATCTTGTTCAGACAATTGTGCCTGGCACAAGATTAACCATCATGGGCATTTATAGCATCTATCAAGCTTCCAATTCTGCCACATC CCATAAAGGAGCAGTTGCTGTTAGGCAGCCTTACATCAGAGTGGTAGGAATAGAAGAAGCAACTGATGCCAACACTCGGGGTCCTGCTGCTTTTACACAAGATGAG ATAGAAGAGTTCAAGAAGTTTGCTTCGGAAGAtgcatataaaaatatatgccTGAAAATTGCTCCCTCTATATTTGGTCATGCAGATGTAAAGAAGGCTGTGGCCTGTCTTCTGTTCGGCGGATCTAGAAAG CATTTGCCTGATGGTGTGAAGCTAAGAGGTGATATTAATGTCCTACTTTTGGGGGATCCATCCACTGCTAAATCACAG TTTCTCAAGTTTGTCGAGAAGACAGCTCCCGTGGCCGTGTATACTTCAGGAAAAGGGTCATCAGCTGCTGGTCTTACAGCTTCTGTGATCAGGGATAGCAGTTCT CGTGAGTTTTATCTTGAAGGAGGAGCCATGGTTTTGGCGGATGGAGGTGTTGTCTGTATTGAtgagtttgacaaaatgagATCAGAGGATAG GGTTGCTATTCATGAAGCCATGGAGCAGCAAACCATATCCATTGCCAAAGCAGGAATAACAACCGTTCTTAATTCTAGAACCTCTGTGCTTGCAGCTGCTAACCCTCCATCTGGACGTTATGACGATCTGAAG ACTGCTCAGGATAACATTGATCTGCAGACGACAATTCTTTCGAGATTTGACTTGATCTTCATTGTTAAAGATATCAGAATGTACAGTCAGGATAAG ACTATAGCAagtcatatcataaaggttcaTGCTTCTGCTGGTGCAGCACTGGGTGACGGTAGAGTAGTTTCTAAAGAAGAGAATTGGCTGAAGAG GTACATACAATATTGTCGAACTGAATGTCACCCGCGCTTATCAGAAACTGCATCGAGAGAGCTGCAGAGTAATTACGTGAAAATCAGACAG GACATGAGACAGCTAGCGAATGAAACAGGGGAGGCCGCAGCAGTGCCAATCACCGTAAGGCAGCTTGAAGCTATAGTGAGGTTGAGTGAGGCCCTTGCAAAAATGCAACT GCGCCACGAAGCTACTGAGGAGCATGTTCGTGAAGCAATAAGACTATTCAATGCGGCCACAATGGATGCAGCAAAGTCTGGAATACAACAGCAGGTCAATCTTACCGGTGAGATGGCTAATGAAGTTAAG CAAGCTGAAACTCAGATAAGGAGAAGAGTAGGCATTGGGAACCACATATCAGAGAGAAAGCTGATCGATGAGCTCACAAGAATGGGGATGAATGAATCTACC GTGAGAAGAGCTCTGATAATTATGCACCAGAGGGATGAAGTCGAATACAAGAGAGAAAGACGCGTAATTTTACGCAAAGCATAA
- the LOC103426692 gene encoding uncharacterized protein, with translation MTEVYTFGHRIETAQKLLGSTPYDLLLIRIGDSFSGLLLFAIGFLLLMVSFVKDRKFQSFFAKGCTLLHVFMAMWRFYFKQRVEDLAWDWLRQTVGDVVPAASWVYVKP, from the coding sequence ATGACGGAAGTCTACACCTTCGGGCACAGGATTGAGACCGCCCAGAAGCTGCTGGGGTCCACCCCATACGACCTGCTCCTGATTCGGATCGGCGACTCCTTCTCCGGCCTCCTTCTCTTCGCGATCGGCTTCCTGCTGCTCATGGTCTCCTTCGTGAAAGATCGCAAGTTCCAAAGCTTCTTCGCCAAGGGGTGCACGTTGCTCCACGTTTTCATGGCGATGTGGCGGTTCTACTTCAAGCAACGGGTGGAGGACCTCGCCTGGGACTGGCTGAGGCAGACGGTCGGTGACGTCGTGCCGGCGGCGTCTTGGGTTTATGTTAAACCATAA